One region of Trinickia violacea genomic DNA includes:
- a CDS encoding acyl-CoA dehydrogenase: MAWLFAALAVASAALVYFRARATWWLAATAVWVSVVHLSGAAGRGAALVLAAVFALPAVVLAAKPLRRAWLSERALKAYRRLLPEMSATERDAIEAGTVWWDAELFSGRPRWEALLAYGPATLSPEEQAFIDNECTRLCDLANDWDSTAIWQDLSPEAWRYLKSQGFLGMIIPQRYGGKGFSAYAHSQVVMKLASRSSAAAVSVMVPNSLGPAELLMHYGTEEQKNHYLPRLARGDEIPCFALTNPYAGSDAAAIPDVGIVCRGTFEGRETLGFRITWEKRYITLGPIATVLGLAFRALDPDHLLGPGDEPGITCALIPATHPGVVIGRRHWPLNAVFQNGPNSGNDVFIPIDWVIGGRAQVGNGLRMLMECLAAGRAISLPSSNVGMAKLAVRGTGAYAAARRQFRTPIGKFEGIHEALGRMGGNLYLMDAARRLCAQAVDLGEKPSVLSAIAKYHITERTRQVINDGMDVIGGKGICMGPSNFLARPYQQMPISITVEGANILTRSLIIFGQGAIRCHPYVLMEMTAAREPDREKALRDFDDALFGHANFLASNALRAFVYGITAGMAISAPAEAYAPLAAYYRSATRLSMAFALVADVTMLALGADLKRRERISARLGDVLSQLFLISATLKRFEDEGRQQADLPLVRWAVEDALYAAQQALDGVLANFPKRRLAILLRACVFPLGMPLRPPRDALASEVAELVQTPCDARERLVADSYVPDAAVDPLGYGERLFHLTPRVAAIEHRLRDAVKRRQLAPMPQSFKEWKAWADAAQQQGLIDADERQALDDYARYGELVVKVDDFGPEFDLLEALQKRHEALAKSGELIA; the protein is encoded by the coding sequence TGGCATGGCTCTTCGCGGCGCTAGCCGTCGCGAGCGCCGCACTCGTCTACTTTCGCGCTCGCGCGACGTGGTGGCTGGCGGCGACGGCCGTGTGGGTCAGCGTCGTCCACCTGAGCGGCGCGGCGGGCCGTGGCGCCGCGCTCGTGCTGGCGGCGGTCTTCGCGCTGCCCGCAGTCGTGCTCGCCGCGAAGCCCCTGCGCCGCGCGTGGCTCTCCGAGCGCGCCCTCAAAGCGTATCGCCGTCTCTTACCTGAGATGTCGGCTACCGAGCGCGACGCGATCGAAGCCGGCACCGTGTGGTGGGACGCCGAGCTTTTCTCCGGCCGCCCGCGTTGGGAAGCCCTGCTCGCGTACGGTCCCGCGACGCTATCCCCGGAAGAACAAGCCTTCATCGACAACGAATGCACGCGTTTGTGCGATCTCGCGAACGACTGGGACAGCACCGCGATCTGGCAAGACCTCTCCCCAGAAGCGTGGCGCTACCTCAAAAGCCAAGGCTTTCTCGGCATGATCATTCCGCAGCGTTATGGCGGCAAAGGATTCTCCGCCTACGCGCACTCGCAGGTCGTCATGAAGCTCGCGTCGCGCTCGTCGGCGGCGGCCGTCTCGGTGATGGTGCCGAACTCGCTCGGTCCCGCCGAACTGCTGATGCACTACGGCACCGAGGAACAGAAGAATCACTACCTGCCGCGACTCGCGCGCGGCGACGAGATCCCCTGCTTCGCGCTGACGAACCCCTACGCGGGCTCGGATGCCGCCGCGATTCCCGATGTCGGCATCGTCTGCCGCGGCACCTTCGAAGGCCGCGAGACACTCGGCTTTCGCATCACCTGGGAGAAGCGCTACATCACGCTCGGACCGATCGCGACGGTGCTCGGGCTCGCGTTTCGCGCGCTCGATCCGGACCATCTGCTCGGCCCCGGCGACGAACCCGGCATCACCTGTGCCCTGATTCCGGCGACGCATCCCGGCGTCGTGATCGGGCGCCGCCATTGGCCGCTCAACGCGGTGTTTCAGAACGGCCCGAACTCGGGCAACGACGTCTTCATTCCGATCGATTGGGTGATCGGAGGACGCGCGCAAGTCGGCAACGGCTTGCGCATGCTCATGGAGTGTCTCGCGGCGGGCCGCGCGATCTCGCTGCCGTCGTCGAACGTCGGCATGGCGAAGCTCGCGGTGCGCGGCACCGGCGCGTACGCCGCCGCGCGCCGGCAGTTCAGGACGCCGATCGGCAAGTTCGAAGGCATCCACGAAGCGCTCGGCCGCATGGGCGGCAATCTGTATCTGATGGACGCCGCGCGGCGCTTGTGCGCGCAAGCGGTCGATCTCGGCGAGAAGCCGTCGGTCCTGTCGGCGATCGCGAAGTACCACATCACCGAGCGCACGCGCCAAGTGATCAACGACGGCATGGACGTGATCGGCGGCAAAGGCATCTGCATGGGGCCGTCGAATTTTCTGGCGCGCCCCTATCAGCAGATGCCGATTTCGATCACCGTCGAAGGCGCGAACATCCTCACACGCAGCCTCATCATCTTTGGGCAGGGGGCGATCCGCTGCCATCCGTATGTGCTCATGGAAATGACCGCGGCGCGCGAGCCTGATCGCGAGAAAGCGCTGCGGGATTTCGACGATGCGCTCTTCGGGCACGCGAATTTTCTTGCGTCGAATGCGTTGCGCGCGTTCGTCTACGGCATCACGGCGGGTATGGCGATCTCGGCGCCCGCCGAGGCATACGCGCCGCTCGCCGCGTATTACCGCTCGGCCACACGGCTTTCGATGGCGTTCGCACTGGTCGCCGATGTCACCATGCTCGCGCTCGGCGCCGATCTCAAACGCCGCGAGCGGATCTCCGCGCGGCTCGGCGACGTGCTCTCGCAACTGTTCCTGATCTCGGCGACGCTCAAACGCTTCGAGGACGAAGGACGCCAGCAAGCCGACTTGCCGCTCGTGCGCTGGGCCGTCGAGGACGCACTGTACGCCGCGCAGCAGGCGCTCGACGGCGTCCTCGCCAACTTTCCGAAACGGCGCCTGGCGATACTGCTGCGCGCCTGCGTGTTTCCGCTCGGCATGCCGTTGCGTCCGCCTCGAGACGCGCTCGCGAGCGAAGTCGCCGAACTCGTGCAGACGCCTTGCGACGCACGCGAGCGGCTGGTCGCCGATTCGTACGTGCCCGACGCCGCCGTCGATCCGCTCGGCTACGGCGAGCGGCTGTTTCATCTGACGCCGCGCGTGGCGGCCATCGAGCACCGCTTGCGCGACGCGGTAAAGCGCCGCCAGCTCGCGCCGATGCCCCAGAGTTTCAAGGAATGGAAGGCATGGGCCGATGCGGCGCAGCAACAGGGACTCATCGACGCCGACGAACGCCAAGCGCTCGACGACTACGCGCGCTACGGCGAACTCGTCGTCAAGGTCGACGATTTCGGCCCGGAATTCGACCTTCTCGAAGCGCTGCAAAAGCGTCACGAAGCGCTTGCGAAGTCGGGCGAGCTGATCGCATGA
- a CDS encoding 3-oxoacyl-ACP reductase → MNDTYRNFVNSPLGARVVRSLGLPQPEVLRRYRIGQREAEFGGIAAIGAGPAPSLFEVLAGVLERIGMTSVAHEQALAWLAIAQRRQSMSGRFAPVAPNASAQERVAALIFDATGIADSLQLDAAYAFFHDTLRSLGACGRIVVLGRPPERCAHPRQWTAQRALEGFVRSLGKEARHGITANLIYVGDGAEDGIEATLRFFLSPRSAFVSGQAVRIEAATIDAIDDWTRPLAGRRALVTGAARGIGAAIAQALADLGARVAGLDIEALHDTLSVTMHGIDGAAIDCDIAAPEAPQQIADALDAMGGVDIVVHNAGITQDKTIAKMTADAWRNVIAVNLAAQERIDEELLSRGTLRDGGRIVAVSSIGGIAGNVGQTNYAASKAGVIGRVQCLAGGLRERRIAINAVAPGFIETHMTAKMPFALREAGRRMNSLSQGGEPGDVAQTIAWLAHPGAAGITGQVVRVCGQSLFGA, encoded by the coding sequence ATGAACGACACCTACCGCAACTTCGTGAACTCGCCGCTCGGCGCACGCGTCGTGCGCTCGCTCGGCCTGCCCCAGCCCGAAGTGCTGCGCCGCTACCGGATCGGGCAGCGCGAAGCGGAATTCGGCGGCATCGCGGCGATCGGCGCGGGGCCGGCGCCGAGTCTGTTCGAGGTGCTGGCCGGCGTGCTCGAGCGCATCGGCATGACGAGCGTGGCGCATGAGCAAGCGCTGGCGTGGCTCGCGATTGCGCAGCGCCGTCAGTCGATGAGCGGGCGCTTTGCCCCGGTCGCGCCCAACGCGAGCGCGCAGGAACGCGTCGCCGCCTTGATCTTCGATGCGACCGGGATCGCCGACAGCCTGCAACTCGACGCCGCGTATGCGTTCTTCCACGACACCCTGCGCTCGCTCGGGGCATGCGGCCGGATCGTCGTGCTCGGCCGGCCGCCCGAGCGCTGCGCCCATCCGCGCCAATGGACCGCGCAGCGCGCGCTCGAAGGCTTCGTGCGCTCGCTCGGCAAGGAAGCGCGGCACGGCATCACGGCGAATCTGATTTACGTCGGCGATGGCGCGGAAGACGGCATCGAAGCGACGCTGCGCTTTTTTCTGTCGCCGCGCTCGGCGTTCGTATCGGGTCAGGCGGTGCGGATCGAAGCCGCCACGATCGACGCCATCGACGACTGGACCCGACCCCTCGCCGGCCGGCGCGCGCTCGTCACGGGCGCGGCGCGCGGCATCGGCGCCGCGATCGCGCAGGCGCTCGCGGATCTTGGCGCGCGCGTCGCCGGCCTCGATATCGAGGCGCTGCACGACACGCTCTCGGTGACGATGCACGGCATCGACGGCGCCGCGATCGATTGCGACATCGCCGCGCCCGAAGCGCCGCAGCAGATCGCGGATGCGCTCGACGCGATGGGCGGCGTCGACATCGTCGTCCACAACGCGGGCATCACGCAGGACAAGACCATCGCGAAGATGACCGCCGACGCTTGGCGGAACGTCATCGCCGTCAACCTCGCCGCGCAGGAGCGCATCGACGAGGAACTGCTCTCGCGCGGCACCTTGCGCGACGGCGGGCGCATCGTCGCCGTCTCGTCGATCGGCGGCATTGCGGGCAACGTCGGGCAGACCAACTACGCGGCGTCGAAAGCGGGCGTGATCGGCCGCGTGCAGTGCCTGGCGGGCGGGCTGCGCGAGCGGCGCATCGCGATCAACGCGGTCGCGCCCGGCTTCATCGAAACGCACATGACCGCGAAGATGCCGTTCGCGCTGCGCGAAGCGGGCCGTCGCATGAATTCGCTGAGCCAAGGCGGCGAGCCCGGCGACGTCGCGCAGACGATCGCGTGGCTCGCGCATCCGGGCGCGGCGGGCATCACGGGCCAGGTCGTGCGCGTATGCGGCCAGAGCCTGTTCGGCGCGTGA
- a CDS encoding MaoC family dehydratase — MSEWLKPAGTGHPGEAPRRVKTVVVEKAPAPHVLYARVIAGLIKRNRAAQLPATRLVIPAAKLDPAAMERYARVCGFIPEHGVPLTYPHLLAFPLHLMLLTEPAFAWPALGLVHLANSVRLRRPLELDDTLRVEVECGPLIQHERGQAFLMSARIYRRGEAVWDSDSLYLKRNVPAQGARFTPLAIERAALARETRWQLAAQLGRDYAQVSGDFNPIHLSLLSAKVFGFSRAIAHGMWTLARTAALFQPPKPLASAELDGEFKRPMYLPGEASLWSASRGPGEREFEVRDVAGDKPHLCGRFRWETQ, encoded by the coding sequence ATGAGCGAATGGCTCAAGCCCGCCGGAACCGGTCACCCTGGCGAGGCGCCGCGCCGCGTGAAGACGGTCGTCGTCGAGAAAGCGCCGGCGCCGCACGTGCTGTACGCGCGCGTGATCGCGGGCCTCATCAAGCGCAACCGCGCAGCGCAATTGCCCGCGACGCGCCTCGTGATACCGGCCGCGAAGCTCGACCCCGCGGCGATGGAACGCTATGCGCGCGTCTGCGGCTTCATTCCCGAGCACGGCGTGCCGCTCACCTACCCGCATCTGCTCGCGTTCCCGCTGCATCTGATGCTGCTCACCGAGCCCGCGTTTGCCTGGCCCGCGCTCGGTCTCGTGCATCTCGCCAACAGCGTGCGCCTGCGCCGCCCGCTCGAGCTCGACGACACGCTGCGCGTCGAAGTCGAGTGCGGGCCGCTCATCCAGCACGAGCGCGGCCAGGCGTTCTTGATGTCGGCGCGGATCTACCGGCGCGGCGAAGCGGTATGGGACAGCGACAGCCTCTATCTGAAGCGCAACGTTCCCGCGCAAGGCGCGCGCTTCACGCCGCTCGCGATCGAGCGCGCCGCGCTCGCGCGTGAGACGCGCTGGCAGCTCGCCGCGCAATTGGGGCGCGACTACGCGCAGGTATCGGGCGATTTCAATCCGATCCATCTGAGCCTGCTCTCGGCGAAGGTCTTCGGCTTTTCGCGCGCGATCGCGCACGGCATGTGGACGCTCGCGCGCACCGCCGCCCTGTTCCAGCCGCCCAAACCGCTCGCGTCGGCCGAGCTCGACGGCGAGTTCAAGCGGCCGATGTACCTGCCGGGCGAGGCGTCGTTATGGAGCGCGTCGCGCGGCCCGGGCGAGCGCGAATTCGAAGTGCGCGACGTCGCCGGCGACAAACCGCATCTGTGCGGACGCTTCCGCTGGGAGACTCAATGA
- a CDS encoding acetyl-CoA C-acetyltransferase codes for MPRPLPAVSPAVRRVAIVGGNRIPFARSNTAYARASNQEMLTFTLQGLVDRFDLHGARLGEVAAGAVIKHSRDFNLTREAVMSTTLAKETPAYDVQQACGTSLEAAILVANKIALGQIDAGIAGGADTTSDAPIGVNEQMREILLEANRSRSAGERLGALAKLRPGMFVSPQLPRNVEPRTGLSMGAHCELMAKRWGIAREAQDAFALESHQKLAAAYERGFMNDLMTPYKGLTRDNTLRADATLDTLAQLKPAFDRDAGTLTAGNSTPLTDGAAAVLLASEEWAAQRGLPVLAYLSVSETAAVDFVDKKEGLLMAPAYAVPRLLARAGLTLQDFDLYEIHEAFAAQVLCTLTAWQDDEYCRTQLGLPGPLGEIDRAKLNVDGGSLATGHPFAATGARIVAGLAKRLAQLGKPAGTARGLISICAAGGQGVVAIVEN; via the coding sequence ATGCCCCGCCCGCTTCCCGCTGTCAGTCCCGCTGTGAGGCGCGTCGCCATCGTCGGCGGCAACCGGATTCCGTTTGCGCGCTCGAACACGGCGTACGCACGCGCCTCGAACCAGGAGATGCTGACGTTCACGCTGCAAGGGCTCGTCGACCGCTTCGATCTGCACGGCGCGCGGCTCGGCGAAGTCGCGGCGGGCGCCGTCATCAAGCATTCGCGCGACTTCAATCTCACGCGCGAAGCGGTCATGTCGACCACGCTCGCGAAGGAAACCCCCGCCTACGACGTGCAGCAGGCATGCGGAACGAGCCTGGAAGCGGCGATCCTCGTCGCCAACAAGATCGCGCTCGGCCAGATCGACGCGGGCATCGCGGGCGGCGCCGACACGACCTCGGACGCGCCGATCGGCGTCAACGAACAGATGCGCGAGATTCTGCTCGAAGCGAACCGCAGCCGCTCGGCGGGCGAGCGCCTCGGCGCGCTCGCGAAGCTGCGGCCCGGCATGTTCGTGAGCCCGCAACTGCCGCGCAACGTCGAGCCGCGCACGGGGCTCTCGATGGGCGCGCATTGCGAGCTGATGGCCAAGCGCTGGGGCATCGCGCGCGAGGCTCAAGACGCGTTCGCGCTCGAAAGCCACCAGAAGCTCGCTGCCGCCTACGAGCGCGGCTTCATGAACGACCTGATGACGCCCTACAAAGGGCTCACGCGCGACAACACGCTGCGCGCCGACGCCACGCTCGACACCCTCGCGCAATTGAAGCCCGCCTTCGACCGCGACGCGGGCACGCTGACCGCCGGCAACTCGACGCCGCTGACCGACGGCGCCGCCGCCGTGCTGCTCGCGAGCGAAGAGTGGGCCGCGCAGCGCGGGCTGCCGGTGCTCGCCTATCTCTCGGTCTCGGAAACGGCGGCCGTCGATTTCGTCGACAAGAAAGAAGGCTTGCTGATGGCGCCCGCCTACGCGGTGCCGCGCCTGCTCGCGCGCGCCGGACTCACGCTGCAGGACTTCGATCTCTACGAGATTCACGAAGCGTTTGCCGCACAGGTGCTGTGCACGCTCACCGCCTGGCAGGACGACGAATACTGCCGCACGCAGCTGGGCCTGCCCGGCCCGCTCGGCGAGATCGACCGCGCCAAGCTCAACGTCGACGGCGGGTCGCTCGCCACGGGCCATCCGTTCGCGGCCACCGGCGCGCGCATCGTCGCGGGCCTCGCGAAGCGTCTCGCGCAACTCGGCAAGCCCGCGGGCACGGCGCGCGGGTTGATTTCGATCTGCGCGGCGGGCGGCCAGGGCGTGGTCGCCATCGTCGAAAATTGA
- a CDS encoding AMP-binding protein, with translation MTEPTATSSTPASTPASASSAKAPNTDGIWYASYPPEVPHEIDVNRYQSVAQFFDDCTAQYRERVAFVSVGENLTYGELARKATAFAAYLQSVGVKPGDRVAIMLPNTFQYPVTLFGALKAGTIVVNVNPLYTVRELAHQLKDSGAQTIVVFENFAKTLEDALPGTQIKRVIVTALGDLLADGLNLKGRFLNFVLKHVKKLVPAYGLPQAVRLKQALALGAKRPFAPVRLTHADLAFLQYTGGTTGVAKGAMLTHRNIIANLLQAKVWAESELSGDVETVLTPLPLYHIYSLTVNGLIFLGLGGRNILIANPRDTVRVMKILRHETFTGITAVNTLYNAFLENAEFRQRDFSKLKLAMAGGMAMQRAVAERFKAVTGKPIVEGYGLTECSPIVTMTPVSVKAQREFDGSVGLPAPSTQVRFKKVDGTWADIGEPGELCVKGPQVMKGYWNRPDETAKTFDADGWLATGDIGVMDEHGYVRLIDRKKDMILVSGFNVYPNEIEDVLAMHPAVREAAAIGIPDDVQGERIKVFIVARSPMTADDVIQHCRKHLTGYKVPKLVEFRDSLPQTNVGKILRRTLRDEEIAKLGQARGG, from the coding sequence ATGACCGAACCCACCGCCACATCGTCGACACCCGCGTCGACACCCGCATCCGCGTCGTCAGCGAAGGCGCCCAATACCGACGGCATCTGGTACGCCTCGTACCCGCCCGAGGTGCCGCACGAGATCGACGTCAACCGCTATCAATCGGTTGCGCAGTTCTTCGACGATTGCACCGCGCAGTACCGCGAGCGCGTCGCGTTCGTGAGCGTGGGCGAAAACCTCACGTATGGCGAGCTCGCACGCAAGGCCACAGCATTCGCCGCGTATCTGCAGAGCGTGGGCGTCAAGCCAGGCGACCGCGTCGCGATCATGCTGCCGAACACGTTCCAATACCCCGTCACGCTGTTCGGGGCGTTGAAGGCGGGCACGATCGTCGTCAACGTGAATCCGCTCTACACCGTGCGCGAACTCGCCCATCAGCTGAAGGACAGCGGCGCGCAGACCATCGTCGTGTTCGAGAACTTCGCGAAGACGCTCGAAGACGCGCTGCCGGGCACCCAGATCAAGCGCGTCATCGTCACTGCGCTCGGCGACCTGCTCGCCGACGGCTTGAACCTCAAGGGGCGTTTCCTGAACTTCGTGCTCAAGCACGTGAAGAAGCTCGTGCCCGCGTATGGCTTGCCGCAGGCGGTGCGTCTGAAGCAGGCGCTCGCGCTCGGCGCCAAGCGGCCGTTCGCGCCCGTGCGACTCACGCACGCCGATCTCGCGTTCCTGCAATACACAGGCGGCACGACCGGTGTCGCGAAAGGCGCGATGCTCACGCATCGCAACATCATTGCGAACCTGCTGCAAGCGAAGGTGTGGGCCGAGAGCGAACTCTCCGGCGATGTCGAAACGGTGCTCACGCCGCTGCCGCTCTATCACATCTATTCGTTGACCGTGAACGGCCTCATCTTTCTCGGCCTCGGCGGACGCAACATCCTCATCGCGAATCCGCGCGATACCGTGCGCGTGATGAAAATCCTGCGTCACGAGACGTTCACCGGCATCACGGCCGTCAACACGCTCTATAACGCGTTTCTGGAGAACGCGGAGTTCCGCCAACGCGACTTCTCGAAGCTCAAGCTCGCGATGGCGGGCGGCATGGCGATGCAGCGCGCTGTCGCCGAGCGCTTCAAGGCCGTGACGGGCAAGCCGATCGTCGAAGGCTACGGGCTCACCGAATGCTCGCCGATCGTCACGATGACGCCTGTCAGCGTGAAGGCGCAGCGCGAGTTCGACGGCTCGGTCGGGCTGCCCGCGCCGTCCACGCAGGTGCGCTTCAAGAAGGTCGACGGCACCTGGGCCGACATCGGCGAACCGGGCGAGCTGTGCGTGAAGGGGCCGCAAGTCATGAAGGGCTATTGGAACCGCCCCGACGAAACCGCGAAGACGTTCGACGCCGACGGGTGGCTAGCAACCGGCGACATCGGCGTGATGGACGAGCACGGCTACGTGCGCCTGATCGACCGCAAGAAGGACATGATCCTCGTGTCGGGCTTCAACGTGTATCCGAACGAGATCGAAGACGTGCTCGCGATGCACCCGGCCGTGCGCGAAGCGGCGGCGATCGGCATTCCCGACGACGTGCAGGGCGAGCGCATCAAGGTGTTCATCGTCGCGCGCAGCCCGATGACGGCCGACGACGTGATCCAGCACTGCCGCAAGCATCTGACGGGCTATAAGGTGCCGAAGCTCGTCGAGTTTCGCGATTCGCTGCCGCAGACCAACGTCGGCAAGATCCTGCGGCGCACGCTGCGCGACGAGGAGATCGCGAAGCTCGGTCAGGCGCGCGGCGGCTGA